A region of Maridesulfovibrio sp. DNA encodes the following proteins:
- a CDS encoding glycosyltransferase has product MKDKLNVCVVGSFKSGVSALQQMGHSVFSVIPSAVGLFCDLPEILAKNNFQPDLLLQVEFLGKRTLIQGLDKLDCPTVFWAMDPHLNLHWHTAYGRLFDQVLSTQQSMVSPFKNYGLTDVRWLPMYAFNMASPPVADRKHDIAFVGRLSDQRPARKWMVDFIRSRLGDRPFPVEQSLNYSEMLEFYQDTKIIPNESILGEVNFRLFEGTACGSLVLTQDLGDEQASLFEPGREIDTYADVLELEEKLKLYLGNDRLIQSMSHAAHKRVQSEHLAYHRIEKILQYARDAAHNRATGVEAEKWFAITISSMMESGMLDLPLSDVLSRLSTRQQDSSVVVATLRMQAVAGMNKVMDENVMTLLGGRLYEDSLDVNLTCSTAALRLENWDAAKAFWYRHLKAVKKSMTLPPKNPKELLIFWAKELKRHNRLFRGGFPFNPKKHLPHNAVDCLMSLNAAYPEDIEVLRLIDVMLRSRMELDQARGSFLSTLVLHEKQDWRIVFELGMTDLRSYRLEQGLEHIASARDLARKQGQEKAFGMTLKVRDTSGQISKRLVEYV; this is encoded by the coding sequence ATGAAAGATAAATTAAATGTCTGTGTTGTAGGCTCATTTAAATCAGGTGTTTCTGCGCTGCAGCAAATGGGGCATAGCGTTTTTAGTGTTATTCCATCTGCTGTTGGCCTGTTTTGCGATTTGCCGGAAATCCTTGCTAAGAACAATTTTCAGCCGGATCTGCTGTTGCAGGTGGAATTCCTTGGTAAACGGACATTGATTCAAGGTTTGGATAAGCTGGATTGTCCGACAGTCTTTTGGGCCATGGATCCACACCTGAACCTGCATTGGCACACTGCCTATGGCCGGTTGTTTGATCAGGTACTTTCAACACAACAGTCCATGGTTTCGCCGTTCAAGAATTATGGGCTCACCGATGTCCGTTGGCTCCCCATGTATGCTTTCAATATGGCCTCGCCTCCAGTCGCGGACCGAAAGCACGATATTGCTTTTGTGGGAAGGCTGAGCGATCAGCGTCCGGCTCGCAAGTGGATGGTTGATTTTATAAGGAGCAGGTTGGGGGACCGCCCTTTTCCGGTGGAACAATCCTTGAATTACAGCGAAATGCTGGAATTTTATCAGGATACAAAAATAATTCCCAATGAATCAATTTTGGGGGAGGTCAACTTCCGACTTTTTGAAGGAACGGCCTGCGGAAGCCTTGTGCTTACGCAGGATCTAGGCGACGAACAGGCCTCTCTTTTCGAACCGGGGCGTGAAATAGACACCTATGCAGATGTTTTGGAATTGGAAGAAAAGCTGAAGTTGTACCTTGGCAATGACAGGTTGATCCAAAGCATGAGCCATGCCGCGCATAAGCGGGTTCAGTCCGAGCATCTGGCTTATCACCGGATTGAGAAGATTCTGCAATATGCACGGGATGCTGCGCATAACCGGGCCACTGGTGTTGAAGCTGAAAAATGGTTTGCGATCACTATTTCCTCCATGATGGAGTCGGGTATGCTGGACTTGCCGCTCAGCGATGTATTATCCCGTCTCTCTACCCGGCAGCAGGATTCTTCTGTGGTCGTGGCCACGCTGCGTATGCAGGCAGTAGCGGGTATGAATAAGGTTATGGACGAGAATGTTATGACATTGCTCGGTGGAAGGTTGTATGAAGATTCTCTTGATGTGAATCTTACCTGCTCTACAGCGGCTCTTCGTCTTGAAAACTGGGATGCGGCCAAGGCGTTCTGGTACCGTCATTTAAAGGCCGTAAAGAAAAGCATGACCCTGCCTCCCAAAAATCCGAAAGAGCTTCTTATTTTTTGGGCAAAGGAGCTTAAACGGCATAATCGTTTGTTTCGGGGTGGATTTCCATTTAATCCCAAAAAACACCTGCCGCACAATGCGGTAGATTGTCTTATGTCTCTTAATGCGGCATATCCGGAAGATATAGAAGTATTGCGGCTTATTGATGTAATGCTTCGTTCCCGCATGGAGCTTGATCAGGCCCGGGGCAGCTTTCTTTCTACTCTAGTTCTGCACGAAAAGCAGGACTGGCGCATTGTTTTTGAGTTGGGGATGACGGATTTGCGCAGCTACCGGCTTGAACAGGGTTTGGAACACATTGCATCGGCTAGAGATCTGGCCCGTAAGCAAGGGCAGGAGAAGGCTTTTGGCATGACTTTGAAGGTTCGTGATACCTCAGGGCAAATTTCCAAACGGCTCGTGGAGTATGTTTGA
- a CDS encoding metalloregulator ArsR/SmtB family transcription factor, which translates to MDINTNPLAKELKILGDEKRFMIVSLLLEFDLCVEALAARLDISKSAVSQHLKILRDAGFVRGEKRGYFTHYSVDRGRLIRISGQLMEMAEIRKSKCNSGSRCCGDRE; encoded by the coding sequence ATGGATATTAATACAAACCCATTGGCTAAGGAACTGAAGATCTTAGGGGACGAAAAGCGTTTCATGATCGTCAGTTTGCTGCTTGAGTTCGATTTATGTGTAGAAGCACTTGCGGCCCGACTTGATATTTCCAAGTCGGCAGTTTCCCAGCATTTGAAAATTCTGCGGGACGCAGGCTTTGTGCGCGGTGAAAAACGTGGATATTTTACACATTATTCAGTTGATCGAGGGCGGCTAATCAGAATTTCCGGCCAGTTGATGGAAATGGCCGAAATCAGGAAATCAAAATGCAACTCCGGTTCCCGATGCTGTGGAGACCGAGAATAG
- a CDS encoding 2-amino-3,7-dideoxy-D-threo-hept-6-ulosonate synthase produces the protein MNGTNRRLKRLFDKKSGNALILALDHGANEGMIEGLGSIQSILEALPASGVQGVILNKGLAKHYGHLVPPDVNLIIQLNAGTRHGSPSYNKNIVCSISEALRLGADAVSMHVNIGNDLEDRMLVDLGEITDEAHQLGIPVLATVLARGSQIINEYDSSLVAHCIRIGAELGPDIVAVSYPNNGDTFVKAVAASPIPVLVTGGPLGQNVEGALNNTLQGLESGCRGCCIGRNIFQTENPIESMERFAQIAHKKIKYFR, from the coding sequence ATGAACGGAACAAACCGCCGCCTGAAAAGGCTTTTTGACAAGAAAAGCGGGAATGCGCTGATTCTGGCTCTGGATCATGGAGCAAATGAAGGAATGATTGAAGGGCTGGGTTCAATACAGTCCATACTTGAAGCCCTGCCCGCATCCGGTGTGCAAGGAGTCATCCTTAACAAGGGACTGGCAAAACATTACGGGCATCTCGTCCCCCCGGACGTAAACCTGATCATTCAACTCAATGCGGGAACAAGGCACGGCTCCCCATCATATAACAAAAATATAGTCTGCTCCATTTCCGAAGCTCTGCGCCTCGGTGCGGACGCGGTATCCATGCATGTAAACATCGGCAATGATCTGGAAGACCGCATGCTCGTGGATCTTGGTGAAATAACAGATGAAGCCCATCAACTGGGCATCCCTGTTTTGGCAACAGTACTTGCCCGCGGCAGCCAGATAATCAACGAATACGACTCCAGCCTTGTTGCTCATTGTATTCGCATAGGCGCTGAACTGGGTCCGGATATCGTTGCCGTATCCTACCCTAACAACGGGGATACTTTCGTAAAAGCTGTAGCCGCCAGCCCGATTCCGGTTCTCGTAACAGGAGGACCGCTGGGCCAAAATGTGGAAGGTGCCCTGAATAACACCCTGCAGGGTCTTGAATCAGGATGCAGGGGATGCTGCATAGGCCGCAATATTTTCCAGACAGAAAACCCCATTGAAAGCATGGAGAGATTTGCTCAAATTGCACATAAAAAAATCAAATATTTCAGATAA
- a CDS encoding RsmB/NOP family class I SAM-dependent RNA methyltransferase — MSTDLRTFRLVCAPRNVEKVEELLRAQGFEFRPEPFYSMARILEKEPFPLGESVAARFGRIYIQDRSSMLPPLMLAPNEGDSVLDMCAAPGSKTGLLARLVGRDGFVLASEPSSDRLSLLRQNLRKVQAVNTATVHYESQKLPLPPSSWKIIQLDPPCSGWGTLNKNPKAMEVWKDEKTIPLVNLQRKLLKKAYELLAPGGRLVYSTCTTNVQENEEQTRFAIEELGFELFSLPHPEGFTIADPLLPDMDGVLRVDGSGGGQGFYLCGLRKPGNAETQIPGTCNPPGKKVNLKETEFPGSVELSSLPEGDIYEFKGKAMFMNRHALKILPAELRWQGFPIGKLNRGRFRPDPFGRCLLPQEPDNAALVIEKPQDIINLLSGQSLPAPAKGKGPAGLYYKDMLLGFTGKKGTRYVWTDK; from the coding sequence ATGAGTACTGATTTAAGAACATTCAGGTTGGTCTGCGCTCCACGGAACGTGGAAAAAGTAGAAGAACTGCTTCGGGCTCAGGGTTTTGAATTCAGGCCTGAACCCTTCTACTCCATGGCCCGTATTCTGGAAAAAGAACCTTTTCCTCTTGGCGAATCCGTAGCCGCAAGATTCGGACGGATTTATATTCAAGACCGTTCCTCTATGCTGCCCCCGCTTATGCTGGCCCCGAATGAAGGGGACTCGGTTCTGGACATGTGCGCCGCTCCCGGCAGCAAAACAGGACTGCTGGCCCGGCTGGTAGGACGTGACGGCTTTGTGCTTGCCAGTGAACCTTCCAGCGACAGACTGTCTTTACTGCGCCAGAACCTGCGTAAAGTGCAGGCAGTCAATACTGCTACAGTTCATTACGAATCCCAGAAATTGCCCCTGCCCCCTTCCAGTTGGAAGATTATTCAACTTGACCCCCCATGCAGCGGCTGGGGCACACTGAATAAAAACCCCAAAGCCATGGAAGTATGGAAGGACGAAAAAACCATTCCACTGGTAAACCTGCAACGTAAACTGCTGAAAAAAGCATACGAACTGTTGGCTCCCGGCGGAAGACTGGTATATTCCACCTGCACCACCAACGTACAGGAAAACGAGGAACAGACCCGTTTCGCCATCGAAGAACTGGGCTTTGAACTTTTCAGTCTACCGCATCCGGAAGGATTCACGATTGCTGATCCGCTTCTGCCTGACATGGACGGAGTGCTGCGCGTGGACGGTTCCGGCGGCGGACAGGGATTCTATCTCTGCGGCCTGCGCAAGCCGGGTAATGCAGAAACTCAAATTCCGGGGACATGCAATCCTCCGGGTAAAAAGGTAAACCTGAAGGAAACTGAATTTCCAGGATCAGTTGAACTTTCCTCCCTGCCCGAAGGCGATATTTACGAATTCAAAGGCAAAGCCATGTTTATGAACAGGCACGCCCTGAAGATCCTGCCCGCAGAATTACGCTGGCAGGGATTCCCAATCGGTAAACTGAATCGAGGACGGTTCAGACCGGACCCGTTCGGACGTTGCCTGCTGCCCCAAGAACCGGACAATGCAGCACTGGTCATTGAAAAACCGCAGGATATAATCAACCTGCTGTCCGGGCAGAGTCTTCCCGCCCCGGCTAAAGGAAAAGGGCCGGCAGGCCTGTACTATAAAGATATGCTGCTCGGATTCACCGGTAAAAAAGGAACCCGGTATGTCTGGACAGACAAGTAA
- a CDS encoding FG-GAP-like repeat-containing protein: MPFRRLMILMLVAATMLASTAAFAADARSYAVYPFEMNGPSQYKYLSRGIQTMLTSRLNWTGHFEPMVGSADLKEADRPKGKIEEVKKIQSLGVDYIALGSVVIAGKKASIDVRMINGDGHSWTKSAQTTISELIPAIDGIAKDIKGELFQKPGSKKATEEEQKREEARPESPMNPEFVTAAGAGKVMESTINPQFRYQGGTETPGRWRSQSMKFVNRGGFVQDVTGDGKKDLVVLTETSVKVLGIDGQRLKEVVSYEYGKLYSGLRISGIDLDRDGVYEVVLCTEMNRKPYSFILSFKGKTTKVLLDRNRNFLSVVRTPPNFTEALVGQRYDPSRTFYSKHLVEYTFSNGDLVPVRKMNVPEYTNVFNLTYLPLKEGDYKIIVLNKYGRINLYDKNLEPLYESADSYNSSSTSLDTVSKGRGMNEENEKSRLEHLYFIPIPIEVASISDPNKKEVLLNKDLSVAGQIFSNYKNFSQGEIHAEFWDGVGLNLAWKTRRIKGTVTGYGVADIDNDGADELYCIMNTYPGALGIKHRKTLVMAYELNMGQ; this comes from the coding sequence ATGCCGTTTAGACGTTTGATGATTCTTATGCTTGTAGCCGCAACCATGTTGGCTTCAACAGCGGCTTTCGCAGCCGATGCTCGCTCATATGCGGTTTATCCATTTGAAATGAATGGGCCTTCTCAATACAAATATTTAAGCCGTGGTATCCAGACCATGCTTACTTCCCGCCTGAACTGGACAGGGCATTTTGAACCCATGGTCGGTTCTGCTGATTTGAAGGAAGCAGACAGACCCAAAGGTAAAATAGAAGAAGTTAAAAAGATACAGAGCCTTGGCGTTGATTACATTGCCCTCGGCTCTGTTGTCATTGCCGGTAAAAAGGCTTCAATTGATGTGCGTATGATTAACGGAGATGGACATTCATGGACAAAAAGTGCCCAGACCACCATATCCGAATTGATTCCTGCAATTGACGGTATTGCCAAGGATATCAAGGGTGAACTGTTTCAGAAGCCGGGTAGCAAGAAAGCTACTGAAGAAGAGCAGAAGCGTGAAGAAGCGCGTCCTGAAAGCCCTATGAACCCTGAGTTTGTTACTGCAGCCGGGGCCGGCAAGGTTATGGAAAGCACTATCAACCCTCAGTTCAGGTATCAGGGCGGCACCGAAACACCGGGACGCTGGCGCAGCCAGTCCATGAAATTTGTCAACCGAGGCGGATTTGTTCAGGACGTAACCGGTGACGGCAAGAAAGACCTTGTTGTCCTGACCGAGACAAGCGTTAAGGTTCTGGGGATTGATGGACAACGGTTGAAAGAGGTCGTTTCTTATGAGTACGGTAAGTTGTATTCAGGATTGCGCATAAGCGGTATCGATCTGGATCGTGACGGGGTTTACGAGGTGGTATTGTGTACAGAAATGAACAGGAAACCTTATTCGTTCATCCTTTCATTTAAAGGTAAGACCACGAAAGTTCTGCTCGACCGCAACAGGAATTTCCTTTCTGTAGTCAGGACTCCCCCGAATTTTACCGAAGCCCTCGTGGGGCAGCGTTATGATCCCAGCAGGACATTTTATTCAAAACATCTAGTAGAATACACTTTCTCCAACGGTGATCTTGTTCCGGTCCGCAAGATGAATGTGCCCGAATATACTAATGTATTCAACCTCACCTACCTGCCGCTCAAGGAAGGTGATTATAAGATTATTGTCCTGAACAAGTATGGCCGGATCAATCTTTACGATAAGAATCTGGAACCACTGTATGAAAGTGCCGACAGCTACAACTCTTCAAGTACATCCTTGGATACTGTTTCCAAGGGACGGGGAATGAATGAAGAGAATGAAAAAAGTCGGTTGGAGCACCTGTATTTTATTCCCATACCAATTGAGGTTGCTTCCATTTCTGATCCCAACAAGAAAGAAGTACTCTTGAACAAGGATCTTTCTGTTGCCGGACAGATCTTCTCCAACTACAAGAACTTCTCGCAAGGTGAAATCCATGCCGAGTTCTGGGATGGAGTTGGGCTGAATCTGGCATGGAAGACCCGCCGCATTAAAGGAACCGTTACCGGATACGGAGTTGCCGACATTGATAATGACGGTGCGGACGAACTTTACTGCATCATGAATACTTATCCCGGTGCATTGGGAATCAAGCACCGCAAGACTCTGGTCATGGCCTACGAACTTAATATGGGCCAGTAA
- a CDS encoding TRAP transporter substrate-binding protein: MMRAGKLTGMLMVLMFCVALLCSVAVASAAEISLSYANFPPAKTFPCIQMERWKQEVEKRTGGKVQVQTYPGSTLLGAKNTLRGVMQGQADIGCISLAYHPGVFPLCSVFELPLGFTTSTSASLALWDLFSKYQPKEFKKFKVLTMFTSAPSNIMTEVPVRTLTDLKGLEIRASGILSKILESLGATPVSMPMSATPEALQKGVVKGLFSSFEVLKDLNFAEICRYETETNTAVYPFAIIMNKNSWNGLPDDVKKVLNDLGREQAEWTGNYMDQHVKDSLAWAKDKYSIEMIKMSDADMKEIKDKTQPLIEDWKKKAADKGIDGAAVLSDIKASLVKYEK; the protein is encoded by the coding sequence ATGATGAGAGCCGGAAAACTAACCGGAATGCTTATGGTTTTGATGTTTTGTGTAGCACTGCTTTGTTCTGTGGCAGTTGCTTCTGCTGCGGAGATAAGCCTCAGCTATGCTAACTTCCCGCCCGCAAAAACTTTTCCCTGTATCCAGATGGAACGCTGGAAGCAGGAAGTGGAGAAAAGAACAGGCGGCAAAGTTCAGGTCCAGACTTATCCCGGCTCAACCCTGCTCGGCGCGAAGAATACCTTGCGCGGGGTTATGCAGGGCCAGGCTGATATCGGCTGTATAAGCCTTGCTTATCATCCGGGTGTTTTTCCTCTGTGTTCCGTGTTTGAACTGCCCCTTGGTTTTACAACTTCCACCTCCGCCAGTCTTGCTCTCTGGGATCTGTTCAGCAAGTACCAGCCTAAGGAATTCAAGAAGTTCAAGGTGTTGACCATGTTTACCTCCGCACCTTCCAATATTATGACTGAAGTTCCCGTGCGCACCCTTACCGATCTTAAGGGTCTGGAAATCCGTGCTTCCGGTATACTTTCCAAGATTCTTGAATCTCTCGGTGCCACCCCGGTTTCAATGCCTATGTCCGCTACCCCGGAGGCATTGCAGAAGGGTGTTGTTAAGGGCCTTTTTTCCTCTTTTGAAGTGCTTAAGGATCTGAACTTTGCAGAAATCTGCCGCTATGAAACCGAGACCAACACCGCTGTTTATCCTTTCGCCATTATCATGAACAAGAATTCATGGAATGGGCTTCCTGATGATGTAAAAAAGGTGCTTAACGATCTTGGCCGCGAACAGGCTGAATGGACCGGTAATTATATGGACCAGCATGTGAAGGACTCGCTTGCCTGGGCCAAAGACAAATATTCCATTGAGATGATCAAGATGTCCGATGCCGATATGAAAGAGATCAAGGATAAGACCCAGCCTTTGATTGAGGACTGGAAAAAGAAAGCAGCTGACAAAGGTATTGACGGAGCTGCAGTTCTTTCCGATATCAAGGCTTCTCTCGTTAAGTATGAGAAATAG
- a CDS encoding TRAP transporter small permease — protein MIDLFEKTAIWICRTLAVIAGAALTMMILLACANMVLRAVYVPVKGTFELMGFLGAVTAGFSLGFSQLHRSHIAVGLLFRHFSGPVQVLLDALSGAVSCVFFVFCANETYKWGMFLYDLDEVSETLGIHFYPFVFAVALGCLSMALVIMFDILRTLRGKEPLKPA, from the coding sequence ATGATTGATCTTTTTGAAAAAACAGCCATTTGGATTTGTCGCACTCTGGCGGTAATTGCCGGGGCGGCATTGACGATGATGATTTTGCTGGCCTGTGCCAATATGGTTTTGCGGGCGGTATACGTTCCGGTTAAAGGTACTTTTGAGCTGATGGGTTTCCTCGGCGCGGTTACCGCCGGTTTTTCTCTGGGATTCTCTCAATTACACCGCAGTCATATTGCAGTGGGCCTTTTGTTCCGTCATTTTTCCGGACCTGTGCAGGTCCTGCTGGATGCTTTGTCGGGCGCGGTTTCCTGTGTCTTTTTTGTCTTTTGCGCTAATGAGACCTATAAATGGGGCATGTTTCTCTATGATCTTGATGAGGTCTCAGAAACTTTGGGTATTCACTTCTATCCTTTTGTCTTTGCCGTGGCCCTGGGCTGCCTGTCCATGGCCTTAGTAATCATGTTTGATATCCTTCGTACTCTGCGCGGCAAGGAACCGCTTAAACCTGCTTAA
- a CDS encoding TRAP transporter large permease, with product MEPITVGIVGVLCLLLVILVLRVPVGFAMGIIGFVGFAKVLNLKAAYGMLGTEIWNVFSSYGLTVIPLFILMGQICFYSGVNERLYKSAYAWMGHIRGGIAMATVMACAGFAAICGSNTATAATMSTVALPEMKKFKYNPILSTGSVAAGATLGVVIPPSVVLIIIGLQTGESISRLFMGGVIPGILLCALFLLTVYMMCVAHPDWGPAGPKATFKEKLASLPGSIEMIILFVLVMGGLFAGWFTPTEAGAAGAAFALLISIMSREMTFKRFFAAVSDTLKVSCMIMVVMLGAVIFGRFLAVTRIPFEAANFVAALPIPPTVIILLICVIYTIGGMVMDALALLLITIPIFFPIVSAMGYDPVWFGVLITIVTTLGAITPPVGVTTFIVASMAEDVSIDRVFLGVSYFMIAYVVLVALMLAVPATVTFLPGLL from the coding sequence ATGGAACCGATTACTGTTGGAATTGTAGGCGTTCTCTGCCTGCTGCTGGTAATTCTTGTGCTGCGCGTGCCTGTTGGGTTTGCCATGGGCATTATCGGATTTGTGGGCTTTGCCAAGGTCTTGAATCTCAAAGCAGCTTACGGAATGCTGGGCACTGAAATCTGGAATGTTTTTTCATCCTATGGACTGACTGTCATCCCCCTGTTTATTCTTATGGGGCAGATATGTTTTTATTCCGGGGTCAATGAGCGGCTTTATAAGTCTGCATATGCATGGATGGGGCATATCCGCGGCGGGATTGCCATGGCAACGGTTATGGCCTGCGCCGGGTTTGCTGCTATCTGCGGCTCCAATACCGCCACCGCTGCCACCATGTCCACCGTGGCTCTGCCGGAGATGAAGAAGTTCAAGTACAATCCTATTCTGTCTACTGGATCGGTTGCCGCCGGAGCCACGCTCGGTGTGGTTATACCGCCCAGTGTAGTACTGATTATCATCGGTCTGCAGACAGGTGAATCTATCAGCCGGTTGTTTATGGGCGGGGTAATTCCCGGAATTCTACTTTGTGCCCTTTTCCTGCTTACCGTCTACATGATGTGCGTTGCCCATCCTGACTGGGGACCGGCCGGCCCTAAGGCTACTTTTAAAGAAAAACTAGCTTCACTGCCGGGCTCCATTGAGATGATAATTCTGTTCGTGCTGGTCATGGGCGGGCTCTTTGCCGGTTGGTTCACACCTACAGAAGCAGGTGCAGCAGGAGCGGCTTTTGCACTTTTGATCAGCATTATGTCCCGCGAAATGACTTTCAAGCGTTTTTTTGCTGCAGTCAGTGATACACTTAAAGTGTCCTGCATGATTATGGTGGTCATGCTGGGCGCGGTTATTTTCGGGCGTTTTCTGGCCGTAACCCGTATCCCTTTTGAGGCCGCAAATTTTGTTGCTGCATTGCCCATTCCTCCTACTGTGATCATCCTGCTTATCTGTGTGATTTATACTATCGGTGGTATGGTCATGGATGCTTTGGCCCTGTTGCTGATCACAATTCCGATTTTTTTCCCTATTGTCAGTGCCATGGGCTATGATCCGGTCTGGTTCGGCGTTTTGATTACAATTGTGACTACCCTTGGCGCCATCACTCCGCCGGTTGGGGTAACTACTTTTATTGTCGCATCTATGGCTGAGGACGTTTCCATTGACCGGGTTTTCCTGGGCGTAAGTTATTTTATGATTGCTTACGTTGTACTGGTTGCCTTGATGCTGGCGGTCCCGGCTACGGTTACCTTTCTACCCGGTTTACTTTAA
- a CDS encoding RluA family pseudouridine synthase: MAAEFVTVTKSEAGQKLIRFLERRVDGAVPRSAIMRWIRKGNVRVDKGRCKPFDLVKEGQAVRIPPYQAEETKLKQLPALPIIYEDDDYLAVCKPAGLPTQGGTGHDDSVADRLLSMFADAAYKPAPAHRLDRDTSGVILAGKSHQGQKMLSDFFADHGEGGKFYLAQVEGRWPHEGRTELRDKLEKRGAKGREKVFAGAGKDALSSVYPVEAGEKSSLLMVRLHTGRTHQIRVQLSSRGFPIIGDVKYGGRKGKMRLHCLCIKTPWFEAACPPDWKDTVPIRYDELIFV; the protein is encoded by the coding sequence ATGGCAGCAGAGTTCGTAACAGTTACCAAATCCGAAGCAGGTCAGAAACTGATCCGTTTTCTTGAACGGCGTGTGGACGGAGCCGTCCCCCGGTCAGCAATCATGCGTTGGATTCGTAAAGGCAACGTCCGTGTGGATAAAGGCCGCTGCAAGCCTTTTGATTTGGTCAAAGAAGGTCAGGCCGTGCGTATCCCCCCGTATCAGGCGGAGGAGACAAAACTGAAACAGTTGCCCGCATTGCCGATCATTTATGAAGATGATGATTATCTGGCAGTATGTAAACCTGCCGGATTACCTACGCAAGGGGGGACCGGGCATGATGATTCCGTCGCCGACCGTCTGCTTTCCATGTTTGCGGATGCTGCCTATAAACCTGCTCCGGCCCATCGGCTGGACCGTGATACTTCCGGTGTGATTCTGGCCGGTAAATCACATCAGGGACAGAAGATGCTTTCCGATTTTTTTGCTGATCATGGTGAAGGGGGGAAGTTTTATCTTGCTCAGGTGGAAGGACGCTGGCCCCATGAAGGCAGGACGGAATTGCGCGATAAGCTTGAGAAGCGCGGAGCAAAAGGGCGGGAGAAAGTTTTTGCCGGGGCCGGTAAAGATGCCTTGAGTTCTGTCTATCCTGTTGAAGCAGGGGAAAAATCGTCACTGCTCATGGTCAGACTGCACACCGGGCGCACTCATCAGATCAGAGTACAGCTTTCGTCGCGGGGATTTCCAATCATCGGAGATGTGAAATACGGCGGTAGAAAAGGAAAAATGAGACTGCATTGCCTGTGCATTAAAACGCCGTGGTTTGAGGCCGCATGTCCTCCGGATTGGAAAGATACTGTGCCTATAAGGTACGACGAATTAATATTTGTTTAA
- a CDS encoding 4Fe-4S dicluster domain-containing protein, giving the protein MLNMTPTVLKNLLSKSSTRMYPIEKREPFERYRGELFNNIDECIFCKKCEMKCPSQCITVTKDKDSGTGTWTCDPFACVYCSICVDHCPTGSLYMKPVHRSPSAEREMMEQTGKIKPPKKKAKK; this is encoded by the coding sequence ATGCTTAACATGACTCCCACAGTACTGAAAAACCTCCTTTCAAAGAGCTCCACTCGCATGTACCCCATCGAGAAGCGCGAGCCCTTCGAACGCTACAGAGGTGAACTGTTCAACAACATTGACGAATGCATTTTCTGCAAAAAATGCGAAATGAAATGCCCTTCACAGTGCATTACCGTCACCAAAGATAAAGATAGCGGTACCGGAACTTGGACCTGCGATCCTTTCGCATGCGTCTACTGCTCCATCTGCGTTGACCACTGCCCGACTGGCAGCCTGTACATGAAACCTGTACACCGCTCCCCGTCCGCAGAACGCGAGATGATGGAACAGACCGGCAAAATCAAACCGCCCAAGAAAAAAGCCAAGAAATAA